In one window of Hymenobacter nivis DNA:
- the trhO gene encoding oxygen-dependent tRNA uridine(34) hydroxylase TrhO → MDYQVLLYYCYASIEDPAQFRDEHHQLCLALDLRGRIIVAAEGLNGTVSGTAAHCVAYMAAVKADPRFGALEFKVDAAAGHTFQKLHVRVKPEIVHSSLAHLKPQEKTGQHLSPQEFRALKDRGDVVVVDVRSDYEYNLGRFRNAVTLDMENFRDFPARVEQLKQFKDKKILTYCTGGVKCEKASAYLLEQGFENVYQLHGGIIKYGIEAGGEDFDGKCYVFDNRVAVDVNRVNPRVISRCCVCREPSARLIDCANPQCNAYMAQCESCGDVMQGACSEACAAHPAKRPYDGTGAYPKASNHYQPAQGLASYKG, encoded by the coding sequence ATGGATTACCAAGTTCTGCTTTACTACTGCTACGCGTCCATCGAAGACCCCGCGCAGTTCCGCGACGAGCACCATCAGCTGTGCCTGGCGTTGGATTTGCGCGGGCGCATCATTGTGGCGGCCGAGGGGCTGAACGGCACCGTGTCGGGCACGGCGGCCCACTGCGTGGCCTACATGGCGGCGGTGAAGGCCGACCCGCGATTTGGGGCCCTGGAGTTCAAGGTAGATGCTGCCGCTGGGCACACATTTCAGAAGCTGCATGTGCGCGTGAAGCCTGAAATTGTGCACAGCAGCCTGGCTCACCTCAAGCCGCAGGAAAAAACCGGCCAGCACCTCTCGCCTCAGGAATTTAGGGCCCTGAAGGACCGCGGCGATGTAGTGGTGGTGGACGTGCGCTCCGACTACGAGTACAATCTGGGCCGCTTCCGCAACGCCGTAACGCTGGACATGGAAAACTTTCGCGACTTTCCGGCCCGGGTGGAGCAGCTTAAGCAGTTCAAAGACAAGAAGATTCTAACTTACTGCACCGGCGGCGTGAAGTGCGAGAAGGCCAGCGCCTACCTGCTGGAGCAGGGCTTCGAGAACGTGTACCAGCTGCACGGCGGCATCATCAAGTACGGCATCGAGGCCGGGGGCGAGGATTTCGACGGCAAGTGCTACGTGTTCGACAACCGCGTGGCCGTGGACGTAAACCGCGTGAATCCGCGCGTGATTTCGCGCTGCTGCGTCTGCCGCGAGCCCTCGGCCCGGCTCATCGACTGCGCCAACCCGCAGTGCAATGCCTATATGGCGCAGTGCGAAAGCTGCGGCGATGTCATGCAAGGGGCCTGCTCCGAGGCCTGCGCCGCGCACCCCGCCAAGCGCCCCTACGACGGCACCGGGGCCTACCCCAAAGCCAGCAACCATTACCAGCCGGCCCAGGGCCTGGCCTCGTATAAGGGCTGA
- a CDS encoding NeuD/PglB/VioB family sugar acetyltransferase — MENPVIILGAQAVGTAALDAFLSNDLVVYCLLDDDPKLQKSELLEVPVMGATDDAELLKLLGKKCEVFVATDDAASRRSLTQMLRQEYEAVPVNAIHQRASVSAHATLGHGNYVGPNAVVAALATLGNGCLINGNAVVEARATVGDYAQLGSGALIGAGVTVGELAFVGAGAVVVAGVTIGEKARIGAGSVVVANVPKGQTVFGNPAVKV, encoded by the coding sequence ATGGAAAACCCCGTTATCATCCTCGGCGCGCAAGCCGTGGGCACGGCCGCCCTCGACGCCTTTCTCTCCAACGACCTGGTGGTGTACTGCCTACTCGACGACGACCCCAAACTGCAAAAAAGTGAGCTGCTGGAAGTGCCCGTGATGGGCGCTACCGACGACGCCGAGCTGCTGAAGCTGCTGGGCAAAAAGTGCGAAGTATTCGTGGCCACCGACGACGCGGCCAGCCGCCGCAGCCTCACCCAAATGCTGCGCCAGGAGTACGAGGCCGTGCCCGTGAACGCCATTCACCAGCGGGCCAGCGTATCGGCCCACGCCACGCTGGGCCACGGCAACTACGTGGGGCCCAACGCTGTGGTGGCCGCCCTGGCCACGCTCGGCAACGGCTGCCTCATCAACGGTAACGCCGTGGTGGAGGCCCGCGCCACGGTGGGCGACTACGCCCAGCTCGGCAGCGGGGCCCTGATCGGGGCCGGGGTTACGGTGGGCGAGCTGGCCTTCGTGGGGGCCGGCGCCGTGGTGGTGGCCGGCGTTACCATCGGCGAGAAGGCCCGCATCGGGGCCGGCTCGGTGGTAGTGGCCAACGTGCCCAAGGGCCAAACCGTGTTCGGCAACCCGGCGGTAAAAGTCTGA